One region of Primulina tabacum isolate GXHZ01 chromosome 1, ASM2559414v2, whole genome shotgun sequence genomic DNA includes:
- the LOC142520122 gene encoding putative invertase inhibitor: MKIFISITSSTLFLAILITIHAAKSQNLIHSACQTSSKNDPNINYSFCKTSLQAAPASQCAALQGLGMISIRLVRYNVTDTRCNIKQLLKNKKWDPYVRQCLNDCFDLYSDAIPTVKLAMKYYNSKRFDDANIQISSIMDAATTCEDGFGEKEGVVSPLTKRNKDSFQLSAVALSVMRIIQAGSSD; the protein is encoded by the coding sequence ATGAAGATTTTCATCTCAATCACATCTTCAACCCTCTTCCTCGCAATCCTGATCACAATCCATGCCGCAAAATCCCAGAATTTAATCCACTCGGCATGCCAAACCTCCTCCAAAAACGACCCGAACATCAACTACAGTTTCTGCAAAACTTCCCTGCAGGCAGCCCCCGCCAGCCAATGCGCTGCCCTGCAAGGCCTCGGCATGATCTCCATCCGGCTCGTCAGGTACAACGTCACCGATACCCGTTGCAACATCAAACAGTTGCTGAAAAACAAGAAATGGGATCCTTATGTGAGGCAGTGTTTGAATGATTGCTTTGATCTTTACTCGGATGCCATTCCCACCGTCAAACTGGCCATGAAATATTACAACAGCAAGCGTTTCGACGACGCTAATATCCAGATAAGTTCGATCATGGATGCCGCGACGACCTGTGAGGATGGGTTTGGGGAGAAGGAAGGTGTAGTTTCGCCATTGACGAAGAGGAATAAGGATTCGTTTCAGCTTTCGGCGGTGGCGCTTTCGGTTATGCGTATCATTCAAGCGGGTTCTTCGGATTGA